One window of Amyelois transitella isolate CPQ chromosome 7, ilAmyTran1.1, whole genome shotgun sequence genomic DNA carries:
- the LOC106130795 gene encoding keratin-associated protein 19-2 produces the protein MDAKILFITLACLLALALAAPAENPDAAEKDLAVGDKEDLKTAASHWGGHYGGWGGWGYGGYGGYGGHYPYYGGWGGWGWPSYGYGYGYWPYGGYYGHGYGGWW, from the exons ATGGACGCGAAA ATCTTGTTCATCACACTTGCGTGTTTGCTGGCGCTGGCGCTCGCCGCGCCCGCAGAGAATCCTGATGCCGCGGAGAAAGACCTAGCAGTCGGCGACAAGGAGGACCTCAAGACCGCCGCCTCGCACTGGGGAGGCCACTACGGCGGCTGGGGAGGATGGGGTTACGGCGGCTACGGCGGCTACGGAGGCCACTACCCCTACTACGGCGGCTGGGGCGGCTGGGGCTGGCCCAGCTACGGCTACGGCTACGGCTACTGGCCCTACGGCGGCTACTACGGCCACGGCTACGGGGGCTGGTGGTAG